The Nocardioides panzhihuensis genome has a segment encoding these proteins:
- a CDS encoding aminopeptidase P family protein yields MTENGAPSPAEDHTESHDQPVPEAWSKFMREGWDDREAEVPEHPITPWAAARRERLAGIFPGARLVVPAGTYKVRANDTDYRFRADTAHVHLTGNQTSDAVVVIEPDGTSVLYARPRSGRDSDEFFRDRQYGALWAGARPSARELSDSLGIEVRHVDQLESELAGNTPTRVLRGVSADVDKLVAPAESSRDEEFAKALSELRLIKDEWELGELQEACDITVRGFTDAVSEWDQVLKHGERWIEGTFFRRARAEGNDLGYDSIVGGGSHATTLHWIDNNGPIVPGEMVLLDMGVEGHNLYTADITRTLPISGKFTPLQRNLYELVYKAQQAGIEAIRPGVTFRAGHFAAMEILAHGLDDLGLLPVSVDEALSEDNKTYSRWTLHGVSHMLGLDVHDCASASKETYIEGPLQEGMVLTVEPGLYFQKEDKLVPEELRGIGIRIEDDIVVTKDGSVNMSKGLPRTADDVEAWMGQHL; encoded by the coding sequence ATGACGGAAAACGGCGCCCCCTCCCCTGCAGAAGACCACACCGAGAGCCACGACCAGCCGGTTCCGGAGGCTTGGTCGAAGTTCATGAGGGAGGGCTGGGACGACCGCGAGGCCGAGGTGCCCGAGCATCCGATCACGCCGTGGGCGGCCGCGCGCCGCGAGCGGCTCGCAGGCATCTTCCCGGGCGCGCGCCTGGTCGTCCCGGCCGGCACCTACAAGGTCCGCGCCAACGACACCGACTACCGCTTCCGCGCCGACACCGCTCATGTCCACCTCACCGGCAACCAGACCTCCGACGCCGTCGTCGTGATCGAGCCCGACGGCACCTCGGTGCTGTACGCCCGCCCGCGCAGCGGTCGCGACTCCGACGAGTTCTTCCGCGACCGTCAGTACGGCGCGCTCTGGGCCGGCGCGCGCCCGTCGGCCCGTGAGCTCTCCGACTCGCTGGGGATCGAGGTACGCCACGTCGACCAGCTCGAGTCCGAGCTCGCCGGCAACACCCCGACCCGGGTCCTCCGTGGCGTCTCGGCCGACGTCGACAAGCTGGTCGCCCCGGCCGAGAGCTCGCGTGACGAGGAGTTCGCCAAGGCGCTCTCCGAGCTGCGTCTGATCAAGGACGAGTGGGAGCTCGGCGAGCTGCAGGAGGCCTGCGACATCACTGTGCGCGGCTTCACCGACGCGGTCAGCGAGTGGGACCAGGTGCTGAAGCACGGCGAGCGCTGGATCGAGGGCACCTTCTTCCGCCGCGCCCGCGCCGAGGGGAACGACCTCGGCTACGACTCGATCGTCGGCGGCGGGTCCCACGCCACCACGCTGCACTGGATCGACAACAACGGCCCGATCGTCCCGGGCGAGATGGTGCTGCTCGACATGGGTGTCGAGGGCCACAACCTCTACACCGCCGACATCACCCGCACGCTTCCCATCTCCGGGAAGTTCACGCCGCTTCAGCGCAACCTCTACGAGCTCGTCTACAAGGCCCAGCAGGCCGGCATCGAGGCGATCCGTCCAGGCGTCACCTTCCGAGCAGGCCACTTCGCCGCGATGGAGATCCTCGCCCACGGCCTCGACGACCTCGGGCTGCTCCCTGTCTCCGTCGACGAGGCGCTCTCCGAGGACAACAAGACCTACTCCCGCTGGACCCTCCACGGTGTCTCGCACATGCTCGGTCTCGACGTCCACGACTGCGCCTCGGCTTCGAAGGAGACCTACATCGAGGGCCCGCTGCAGGAGGGCATGGTCCTCACCGTCGAGCCTGGCCTCTACTTCCAGAAGGAGGACAAGCTCGTCCCCGAGGAGCTGCGCGGCATCGGCATCCGCATCGAGGACGACATCGTCGTCACCAAGGACGGCTCGGTGAACATGTCCAAGGGCCTTCCACGGACCGCCGACGACGTCGAGGCGTGGATGGGTCAGCACCTCTGA
- a CDS encoding serine hydrolase domain-containing protein — MSRVHSLLSVTALVLVLTSLMSAGPAIAQPTALDTERIDDFVSSYLDRHGLPGAEIAVVRDGDLVHERGFGETSEGRQVTPTTKMRIASVSKSITAFAVMQLVDHGKVELDQPVRRYLPEFEMADARAAEITVRQLLSHTSGHATPTIIPPADTLEEGVARQREWALTADPGTRYRYSNGNFWTAARLVEVVSGTDFDDYLQANVFEPLRMDDTVSTTTSNERVAGLADGHVLAYGRGWKWSEMEAMVAGAGGMVTTAHDMAQWLAMQQRGGVGPDGRRLLSEDLVRESHTVQPGAGSARAGLGWVGSAAGVEPARLGHGGTDVTVSAQQHLVPSSGYGVMVILNSSTIVTGHPWSISDGIIEITEGHEPGTNAPVATLVDLGLGVLTILTVGMGVIGLRRAPAWAKRRAAWPLWRYVLRLLPQLIAPAVVVLLFGVATTLQDNSAVPADVLGLHPAAMILLLAGAAVGIALIVARLMGRRTSRPASLPNEEASAR, encoded by the coding sequence ATGTCTCGCGTGCACAGCCTCCTCTCCGTCACCGCTCTGGTGCTTGTCCTGACGTCGCTGATGAGCGCCGGTCCAGCCATCGCCCAGCCCACGGCGTTGGACACCGAGAGGATCGACGACTTCGTCAGCTCCTACCTCGACCGGCACGGGCTGCCGGGGGCCGAGATCGCCGTGGTGCGCGACGGCGATCTCGTCCACGAGCGTGGATTCGGGGAGACCTCGGAGGGCCGGCAGGTGACGCCGACGACGAAGATGCGGATCGCATCGGTCTCGAAGTCGATCACGGCGTTTGCCGTGATGCAGCTCGTCGACCATGGGAAGGTGGAGCTCGATCAGCCGGTGAGGCGCTATCTGCCGGAGTTCGAGATGGCGGACGCGCGGGCTGCCGAGATCACGGTCCGGCAGCTGCTCAGCCACACCTCGGGTCATGCCACCCCGACGATCATCCCGCCGGCGGACACGCTGGAGGAGGGGGTCGCGCGTCAGCGGGAGTGGGCGCTGACGGCCGACCCCGGGACGCGTTACCGCTACAGCAACGGCAACTTCTGGACCGCCGCCAGGTTGGTCGAGGTGGTCAGCGGGACCGACTTCGACGACTACCTGCAGGCGAACGTCTTCGAGCCGCTGCGGATGGACGACACGGTCAGCACGACGACCAGCAACGAGCGTGTCGCGGGGCTCGCGGATGGACACGTGCTGGCGTACGGGCGGGGGTGGAAGTGGTCCGAGATGGAGGCGATGGTCGCTGGAGCGGGCGGCATGGTGACGACAGCTCACGACATGGCGCAGTGGCTGGCGATGCAGCAGCGCGGCGGTGTCGGTCCGGACGGCCGGCGCCTGCTCTCGGAGGACCTGGTCCGGGAGTCGCACACGGTGCAGCCGGGCGCTGGGTCGGCACGGGCCGGCCTCGGCTGGGTCGGTTCCGCCGCCGGGGTCGAGCCCGCGCGGCTCGGGCACGGCGGCACCGACGTGACCGTCAGTGCGCAACAGCACCTGGTGCCGAGCAGCGGCTATGGCGTGATGGTGATCCTGAACAGCTCGACGATCGTGACCGGTCACCCGTGGAGCATCAGCGACGGCATCATCGAGATCACCGAGGGCCATGAGCCCGGCACCAACGCCCCCGTCGCGACTCTGGTCGACCTCGGTCTCGGCGTACTGACCATCCTCACGGTCGGCATGGGCGTCATCGGGCTGCGAAGGGCTCCCGCGTGGGCGAAACGCCGAGCGGCATGGCCGCTGTGGCGTTACGTTCTTCGGTTGCTGCCACAGCTGATCGCGCCGGCGGTCGTGGTGCTGCTGTTCGGGGTCGCCACCACCTTGCAGGACAACAGTGCTGTCCCGGCCGACGTGCTCGGACTCCACCCGGCCGCGATGATCCTTCTGCTCGCCGGAGCAGCGGTCGGCATCGCCCTGATCGTCGCTCGGCTGATGGGGCGAAGAACGTCTCGACCGGCGTCCCTTCCCAACGAGGAGGCATCCGCCCGATAG
- a CDS encoding PrsW family intramembrane metalloprotease, giving the protein MGAIPKDPTKSNRTFTIVVGVLVVLTSLPVLGIVLLSTSVVDDHLAPTGAILGVLFAAIPVVPLVYAFLWLDRYEPEPKSLLALGLGWGAFVAVAAALIVQSVGALVAGWSQATQLAIVAPVTEEAAKGLFLLVLLVWRRHLLDGVLDGIVYAGMVGIGFAFTENILYLGGTYNGTPGMGDSSTGHLGEFTAVFVMRCLFSPFAHPLFTAFIGIGIGVAVVTRKRWLKVVAPLLGFAAGVLAHGTWNGSTLLYDGAGFLLAYVVVMVPAFVSMVIFAVWRRKSERIVLTRSLTDAAQRGLIPYTDIDWVVDLRRREQARKFAAAHGGARGVAVMREYQQAAIELGYLHWRFLRGNPPPDFAARGRAYVDRISEVRPHIAFPNGKVMSG; this is encoded by the coding sequence ATGGGGGCGATCCCGAAGGATCCGACGAAAAGCAACCGCACGTTCACCATCGTGGTGGGCGTGCTCGTTGTGCTGACCTCTTTGCCGGTTCTCGGGATCGTTCTGCTGAGCACCAGCGTCGTCGATGACCATCTTGCCCCGACCGGCGCGATCCTGGGCGTTCTCTTCGCAGCCATCCCGGTCGTTCCGCTGGTCTACGCCTTCCTGTGGCTCGATCGCTACGAGCCCGAGCCGAAGTCGCTGCTCGCCCTCGGTCTGGGGTGGGGCGCCTTCGTCGCCGTCGCGGCCGCGTTGATCGTGCAGAGCGTCGGGGCGCTGGTCGCCGGATGGAGCCAGGCGACGCAGCTGGCGATCGTGGCGCCGGTCACCGAGGAGGCGGCCAAGGGGCTGTTCCTCCTCGTGCTGCTGGTCTGGCGCCGCCACCTTCTCGACGGCGTGCTCGACGGGATCGTCTACGCCGGCATGGTCGGCATCGGCTTCGCGTTCACCGAGAACATCCTCTACCTCGGCGGCACCTACAACGGCACGCCCGGCATGGGCGACAGCTCCACTGGACACCTCGGCGAGTTCACCGCCGTCTTCGTGATGCGCTGCCTGTTCAGCCCCTTCGCCCACCCGCTCTTCACCGCCTTCATCGGCATCGGCATCGGCGTCGCGGTGGTGACTCGCAAGCGCTGGCTGAAGGTCGTCGCGCCGCTGCTGGGCTTCGCCGCAGGCGTGCTCGCCCACGGGACCTGGAACGGCTCGACACTGCTCTATGACGGGGCCGGGTTCCTGCTGGCGTACGTCGTGGTGATGGTGCCCGCGTTCGTCTCGATGGTGATCTTCGCGGTCTGGCGGCGAAAGTCGGAGCGCATCGTGCTGACACGGTCGCTGACCGACGCCGCCCAACGCGGGCTGATTCCCTACACCGACATCGACTGGGTGGTCGATCTGCGGCGCAGGGAGCAGGCGCGGAAGTTCGCGGCGGCGCACGGAGGCGCTCGAGGGGTTGCGGTCATGCGTGAATACCAGCAGGCTGCGATCGAGCTCGGATACTTGCACTGGCGATTCCTGCGCGGCAACCCGCCGCCAGACTTCGCCGCCCGGGGGAGGGCATACGTTGACCGAATCAGTGAGGTACGTCCACACATCGCATTTCCGAACGGAAAGGTGATGAGCGGATGA
- a CDS encoding GTPase domain-containing protein: protein MTEEQTPDGVAPENAPEAGPTAYEARTAGMLAEQPTTEFEATKAELLASGGESNRMVTALVQLHQALTEVTLPLDLPGAEEQRATRQNMVEQLENYVIPRMMTIDAPLLAVVGGSTGAGKSTLVNSLVGTKVTTPGLLRPTTRSPVLVHNPDDARWFGQDRLLPELERVQHPTNDPGALQLVASDLLHPGLAVLDAPDVDSVEEANRVLAAELLAAADLWVFVTSAARYADQVPWEFLQLAANRSTAVAVVLDRTPPDAVQTVAGHLARMLASRGLKDSPLFIVHEGEVSEHGLLPSEHVAEVRAWLDMLADDATARHQVVTQTLDGAVRALTLEVHPIADTADGQGEAAQRLRTDADMAYDNALKSIMAATADGTLLRGEVLARWQEFVGTGEILKALETRVGMIRDKILGSIKGKPQQAERVTAAVQGGLEMLILEQCEAAAENAEAAWQMSPAGRGLLAAGPADLGRASRALRPKAERAVRDWQQDVLEMVRSEGQDKRTTAKFLSYGVNGLGVALMVVVFASTGGALVGAEVGIAGGTLLIGQKLLEAVFGDQAVRGLAFRARKALEERIVGLVDEERARYTGQVDALQIDHGAPERLRHAARKVGDARFASQRSDD from the coding sequence ATGACAGAGGAACAGACACCCGACGGCGTCGCTCCGGAGAATGCTCCGGAGGCTGGGCCCACGGCCTACGAGGCGCGGACCGCAGGGATGCTCGCCGAGCAGCCGACGACCGAGTTCGAGGCCACCAAGGCCGAGCTCCTGGCGTCCGGCGGCGAGAGCAACCGCATGGTGACCGCGCTCGTCCAGCTCCACCAGGCGCTCACCGAGGTCACCCTGCCGCTGGACCTGCCCGGCGCCGAGGAGCAGCGCGCCACCCGGCAGAACATGGTCGAGCAGCTCGAGAACTACGTGATCCCGCGGATGATGACCATCGACGCGCCGCTGCTCGCGGTCGTCGGCGGCTCCACGGGGGCCGGCAAGTCGACGCTGGTGAACTCGCTGGTCGGGACCAAGGTGACCACGCCCGGGCTGCTGCGACCGACGACCCGCTCGCCCGTCCTGGTGCACAACCCCGACGACGCCCGGTGGTTCGGGCAGGACCGGCTGCTGCCGGAGCTGGAGCGGGTCCAGCACCCGACCAACGACCCCGGAGCGCTGCAGCTGGTCGCCAGCGACCTGCTCCACCCCGGACTCGCCGTCCTGGACGCGCCCGACGTGGACTCCGTCGAGGAGGCCAACCGGGTGCTCGCGGCCGAGCTGCTCGCCGCAGCCGACCTGTGGGTGTTCGTCACCTCGGCCGCGCGCTACGCCGACCAGGTGCCCTGGGAGTTCCTCCAGCTGGCCGCCAACCGATCCACCGCGGTGGCGGTGGTGCTCGACCGGACCCCGCCCGACGCCGTCCAGACCGTCGCCGGCCATCTGGCCCGGATGCTCGCCTCGCGCGGGCTCAAGGACTCTCCGCTCTTCATCGTCCACGAGGGTGAGGTCTCCGAGCACGGGCTGCTGCCGAGCGAGCACGTCGCCGAGGTGCGTGCCTGGCTCGACATGCTCGCCGACGACGCCACCGCGCGTCACCAGGTCGTCACCCAGACGCTCGACGGTGCGGTGCGGGCGCTGACCCTGGAGGTCCACCCGATCGCCGACACCGCGGACGGTCAGGGCGAGGCTGCGCAGCGGCTGCGTACGGATGCCGACATGGCCTACGACAACGCGCTCAAGTCGATCATGGCGGCGACCGCCGACGGGACGTTGCTGCGTGGCGAGGTGCTCGCGCGCTGGCAGGAGTTCGTCGGCACCGGCGAGATCCTCAAGGCGCTGGAGACCCGGGTCGGGATGATCCGCGACAAGATCCTCGGCTCGATCAAGGGCAAGCCGCAGCAGGCCGAGCGGGTGACCGCGGCCGTGCAGGGCGGTCTGGAGATGCTGATCCTGGAGCAGTGCGAGGCTGCCGCCGAGAACGCGGAGGCCGCCTGGCAGATGAGTCCGGCAGGGCGCGGGCTGCTTGCGGCCGGACCCGCCGACCTCGGCCGGGCCTCGCGTGCGCTGCGGCCCAAGGCCGAACGCGCGGTGCGCGACTGGCAGCAGGACGTGCTCGAGATGGTGCGCAGCGAGGGGCAGGACAAGCGTACGACCGCGAAGTTCCTCTCCTACGGTGTCAACGGCCTCGGCGTCGCGCTGATGGTGGTCGTCTTCGCCTCGACCGGAGGGGCGCTCGTCGGTGCCGAGGTGGGCATCGCCGGCGGCACCCTCCTGATCGGCCAGAAGCTTCTGGAGGCGGTCTTCGGCGACCAGGCCGTGCGCGGGCTCGCGTTCCGGGCACGCAAGGCGCTGGAGGAACGCATCGTGGGCCTTGTCGACGAGGAGCGTGCTCGCTACACCGGTCAGGTCGACGCACTGCAGATCGACCACGGCGCACCGGAGCGGCTGCGGCACGCCGCGCGGAAGGTAGGCGACGCTCGGTTCGCCAGCCAGCGCAGCGATGACTGA
- a CDS encoding GTP-binding protein: MVSRGGDLGDRLEGLNSATTAATGRLDDGIVEDARTVVNKAQGRLKLSADHTVVGVAGATGSGKSSTFNALTGLELSAVGVRRPTTSWATACVWGSEGAQELLQWLGIPERHQTTRDSMLDTRREGHELDGVVLLDLPDHDSTEVSHHLEVDRLVELADMLVWVLDPQKYADAAIHDRYLQPLRTHSEIMVVVLNHIDRVPEDRREAMLGDVRRLLDQDGLRNVPVIPVSAKLGWGIPQLKTEIAQRAAAKRANKSRLSADIKTAAVKLAKASGDAKPRSLAKPRVEALEDAIAEAAGVPTVVDAVERSVRTRARAATGWPLVSWVSRLKPDPLRRLHLALGEEATQLAGRARTSLPQTTAVERARVDTEVRQLADEAGAGLASPWRDAIRRASVSRMDDLADRLDASVGDVDLNAERLPMWTGLVKMLQWLLIIVAGIGLVWSLALLLSGAAQVGEVTPSVAGVELPYVLFIGGVGLGLVLWFVCHLMVIGTARRRARAADARLRTAVADVSRELVVDPIETELAAYSALRHGVAKALR; encoded by the coding sequence CTGGTCAGCCGGGGTGGAGATCTCGGCGATCGACTGGAAGGACTGAACTCTGCGACCACCGCTGCGACGGGACGCCTCGACGATGGGATCGTCGAGGACGCGCGCACCGTGGTCAACAAGGCTCAGGGACGGCTCAAGCTGTCCGCCGACCACACGGTCGTCGGAGTCGCCGGAGCGACCGGGTCGGGCAAGTCCTCCACGTTCAACGCCCTGACCGGGCTGGAGCTCTCCGCCGTCGGAGTCCGTCGGCCCACCACGTCGTGGGCGACTGCTTGCGTGTGGGGTTCCGAGGGCGCTCAGGAGCTGCTCCAGTGGCTGGGTATCCCCGAGCGCCACCAGACGACCCGCGACTCGATGCTCGACACCCGTCGTGAGGGACACGAGCTCGACGGCGTGGTGCTGCTGGACCTTCCTGACCACGACTCCACCGAGGTCTCCCACCATCTCGAGGTCGACCGGCTGGTCGAGCTCGCCGACATGCTGGTGTGGGTGCTCGACCCGCAGAAGTACGCCGACGCGGCGATCCATGACCGCTACCTGCAGCCGCTCCGCACCCATTCCGAGATCATGGTCGTGGTGCTCAACCACATCGACCGCGTCCCGGAGGACCGCCGTGAGGCGATGCTGGGTGACGTACGCCGCCTGCTCGATCAGGACGGCCTGCGCAACGTCCCGGTGATCCCGGTCTCGGCCAAGCTCGGCTGGGGGATCCCGCAGCTCAAGACGGAGATCGCTCAGCGGGCCGCGGCCAAGCGAGCCAACAAGTCGCGGCTCTCGGCCGACATCAAGACCGCTGCGGTCAAGCTCGCCAAGGCGTCCGGTGACGCCAAGCCGCGCTCGCTCGCCAAGCCGCGGGTGGAGGCGCTCGAGGACGCCATCGCCGAGGCTGCCGGGGTGCCGACGGTGGTGGACGCGGTCGAGCGGTCCGTACGCACCCGGGCCCGCGCGGCCACGGGCTGGCCGCTGGTCTCCTGGGTCTCTCGGCTGAAGCCGGATCCGTTGAGACGGCTCCATCTGGCGCTCGGCGAGGAGGCGACCCAGCTGGCCGGGCGCGCTCGGACCTCGCTGCCGCAGACCACCGCCGTCGAGCGAGCGCGAGTCGACACCGAGGTGCGTCAGCTGGCCGACGAGGCCGGCGCCGGCCTCGCCTCGCCGTGGCGCGACGCGATCCGGCGGGCATCGGTCTCGCGGATGGACGACCTCGCCGACCGTCTCGACGCCTCCGTCGGAGACGTCGACCTGAACGCCGAGCGGCTGCCGATGTGGACCGGGCTGGTCAAGATGCTCCAGTGGCTCCTGATCATCGTCGCTGGCATCGGGCTGGTGTGGTCGCTGGCGCTGCTTCTCTCCGGGGCCGCGCAGGTCGGCGAGGTGACGCCATCTGTTGCCGGGGTCGAGCTGCCGTATGTCCTGTTCATCGGGGGTGTCGGGCTCGGCCTGGTGCTGTGGTTCGTGTGTCATCTGATGGTGATCGGCACCGCTCGGCGGCGGGCGCGTGCGGCCGATGCGCGCCTGCGTACGGCGGTCGCCGACGTCTCGCGTGAGCTCGTCGTCGATCCGATCGAGACCGAGCTCGCGGCCTACAGCGCTCTCCGGCACGGGGTGGCCAAGGCGTTGCGCTGA
- a CDS encoding single-stranded DNA-binding protein, which produces MNEATITLRGHVGADPVVRSVGDVSVANFRMACTPRKLNRSTGEWSDGVTQWFSVSAWRHLGENVGRSLRKGDPVVVQGRLTARSYVNKDGLEVNTFEVEANVVGHDLNRGMSSLSRNPRSLAAAAAPAPEPRDEDAPRDPLSDWRAPGADPWDQKPTTPEDVEAPAETETTVAA; this is translated from the coding sequence ATGAACGAAGCGACCATCACCCTGCGTGGCCACGTCGGCGCCGATCCTGTCGTGCGGAGCGTCGGTGACGTCTCGGTGGCGAACTTCCGGATGGCGTGCACCCCGCGGAAGCTCAACCGGTCGACGGGGGAGTGGAGCGACGGCGTGACGCAGTGGTTCTCGGTGAGTGCCTGGCGTCACCTGGGAGAGAACGTCGGGCGCTCGCTGCGCAAGGGCGACCCCGTGGTCGTCCAAGGCCGGCTGACGGCCCGGAGCTACGTCAACAAGGACGGGCTCGAGGTCAACACCTTCGAGGTCGAGGCGAACGTGGTCGGCCACGACCTCAACCGCGGGATGAGCAGCCTGTCGCGCAACCCGCGTTCGCTGGCGGCGGCGGCTGCGCCGGCGCCGGAACCCCGCGACGAGGATGCCCCGCGTGACCCCCTCTCGGACTGGCGCGCCCCGGGCGCGGACCCGTGGGACCAGAAGCCGACGACGCCCGAGGATGTCGAGGCACCCGCCGAGACGGAGACCACCGTGGCGGCGTGA
- the ettA gene encoding energy-dependent translational throttle protein EttA, which translates to MADYILSLRNVRKAHGDKVVLDNVTQSFLHGAKIGVVGPNGMGKSSLLKLMAGLDHPNNGDIVRDQDATVGMLQQEPPLTEGKTVLENVEEAVGEIKTKMKRLEDAYMEMGDPDADQDALMAETGELQTYLDDINAWDIDSKLEQAMDALRCPPGDAIVDNLSGGERRRVALCKLLLQEPDLLLLDEPTNHLDAESVQWLEGHLKSYKGAVLAVTHDRYFLDNVAEWIAEVDRGAVHGYEGNYSTYLETKKDRLKVEGLKDARRARMLEKELEWVRSNAKARQTKSKSRLARYEELAAEADKARKIDTADINIPPGPRLGDVVMEAKGLVKGFEGRTLWDDISFSLPRAGIVGIVGPNGVGKTTLFRMITGSEQPDAGELKVGQTVKISYVDQSRGGIDPNKNVWEVVSDGLDFIKVANFEMNSRAYVASFGFKGPDQQKKAGVLSGGERNRLNLALTLKQGGNMLLLDEPTNDLDVETLSALEDALLDYPGCAVVTSHDRWFLDRIATHILAWEGTEEKEGEWFWFEGNFESYEANKIERLGQDAARPHRVTHRRLTRD; encoded by the coding sequence ATGGCCGACTACATCCTCTCCCTGCGCAATGTGCGCAAGGCCCACGGCGACAAGGTCGTTCTCGACAACGTCACCCAATCATTCCTGCACGGTGCCAAGATCGGCGTCGTCGGCCCGAACGGTATGGGTAAGTCCTCGCTGCTCAAGCTGATGGCCGGGCTCGACCACCCCAACAACGGCGACATCGTCCGCGACCAGGACGCGACGGTCGGGATGCTCCAGCAGGAGCCCCCGCTGACCGAGGGCAAGACCGTCCTCGAGAACGTCGAGGAGGCCGTCGGCGAGATCAAGACGAAGATGAAGCGCCTCGAGGACGCCTACATGGAGATGGGCGACCCCGACGCCGACCAGGACGCCCTGATGGCCGAGACCGGTGAGCTCCAGACCTACCTGGACGACATCAACGCCTGGGACATCGACTCCAAGCTGGAGCAGGCGATGGACGCGCTGCGCTGCCCTCCGGGTGACGCGATCGTCGACAACCTCTCCGGTGGTGAGCGGCGCCGGGTCGCGCTGTGCAAGCTGCTCCTGCAGGAGCCCGACCTGCTGCTGCTCGACGAGCCCACCAACCACCTCGACGCCGAGTCGGTGCAGTGGCTGGAGGGTCACCTCAAGTCCTACAAGGGCGCTGTGCTGGCCGTCACCCACGACCGGTACTTCCTCGACAACGTCGCCGAGTGGATCGCCGAGGTCGACCGCGGCGCGGTCCACGGCTACGAGGGCAACTACTCCACCTACCTGGAGACGAAGAAGGACCGCCTCAAGGTCGAGGGCCTCAAGGACGCCAGGCGCGCCCGGATGCTCGAGAAGGAGCTGGAGTGGGTCCGCTCCAACGCCAAGGCCCGCCAGACCAAGTCGAAGTCGCGTCTGGCTCGCTACGAGGAGCTCGCCGCCGAGGCTGACAAGGCTCGCAAGATCGACACCGCCGACATCAACATCCCGCCTGGCCCGCGCCTGGGCGACGTGGTGATGGAGGCCAAGGGCCTGGTCAAGGGCTTCGAGGGCCGCACCCTGTGGGACGACATCTCCTTCTCGCTCCCGCGCGCCGGCATCGTCGGCATCGTCGGCCCCAACGGTGTCGGCAAGACCACCCTGTTCCGGATGATCACCGGCTCCGAGCAGCCCGACGCGGGTGAGCTCAAGGTCGGCCAGACGGTGAAGATCTCCTATGTCGACCAGAGCCGCGGTGGCATCGACCCCAACAAGAACGTCTGGGAGGTCGTCTCCGACGGTCTGGACTTCATCAAGGTCGCCAACTTCGAGATGAACTCGCGGGCCTACGTCGCCTCCTTCGGCTTCAAGGGTCCCGACCAGCAGAAGAAGGCCGGCGTGCTCTCCGGTGGTGAGCGCAACCGCCTCAACCTCGCGCTGACCCTGAAGCAGGGCGGCAACATGCTGCTGCTCGACGAGCCGACCAACGACCTCGACGTCGAGACGCTCTCCGCCCTGGAGGACGCGCTGCTCGACTACCCGGGCTGTGCCGTGGTCACCTCCCACGACCGGTGGTTCCTCGACCGCATCGCCACCCACATCCTCGCCTGGGAGGGCACGGAGGAGAAGGAGGGCGAGTGGTTCTGGTTCGAGGGCAACTTCGAGTCCTACGAGGCCAACAAGATCGAGCGTCTCGGCCAGGATGCCGCCCGCCCCCACCGCGTCACCCACCGTCGCCTCACCCGCGACTGA